The following are from one region of the Salvia hispanica cultivar TCC Black 2014 chromosome 1, UniMelb_Shisp_WGS_1.0, whole genome shotgun sequence genome:
- the LOC125218632 gene encoding zinc-finger homeodomain protein 1-like isoform X2 — translation MEYEDQEEEQELGYNTELSVLPSPVRYKECLKNQAVGIGAHAIDGCGEFLPAAADDDSLKCAACGCHRNFHRRVGFGSPQQPLLLAHPMGYRSSGYLQMRPPPKRAALALPSTSGGGHGDEMLEDYYSGPGSSGAKKRFRTKFTAEQKERMLSLAERLDWKIQKQDEEIVQQFCGEEGIKRHVLKVWMHNNKHTLGKKT, via the coding sequence ATGGAgtatgaagatcaagaagAGGAGCAAGAGTTAGGATACAACACTGAATTATCAGTCCTCCCGAGCCCGGTCCGCTACAAGGAGTGCCTGAAGAACCAAGCCGTGGGCATCGGCGCCCACGCCATCGACGGCTGCGGAGAATTCCTCCCCGCAGCCGCCGACGACGACTCCCTCAAGTGCGCCGCCTGCGGCTGCCACCGCAACTTCCACCGCCGCGTGGGGTTCGGGAGCCCGCAGCAGCCGCTACTTCTGGCCCACCCGATGGGCTACAGAAGTAGCGGCTACTTGCAAATGCGGCCGCCCCCCAAGAGGGCAGCCCTGGCGCTGCCCTCGACCTCAGGGGGCGGCCACGGGGACGAGATGTTGGAGGATTACTACTCCGGGCCCGGGAGCAGCGGGGCGAAGAAGCGGTTCCGGACGAAATTCACGGCGGAGCAGAAGGAGAGGATGCTGAGCTTGGCGGAGCGGCTGGACTGGAAAATCCAGAAGCAGGATGAGGAAATAGTGCAACAATTCTGCGGCGAGGAGGGCATCAAGAGGCACGTGCTTAAGGTGTGGATGCACAACAACAAGCACACTCTTGGTAAGAAAACCTAG
- the LOC125202200 gene encoding cyclin-D4-1-like, with protein sequence MQKKAHQFNTPSFDRQQSTFIEADFPMADCNAFDSASTDLLFCNEETKAFSFDDDDDDRQKDLIFNNGSSSDSDSLLHLPCLSDECIHHMLQRQGDHLPRGDYLTRFRDGELDVGLRREAIGWMLKACAHFSFGELCLYTAISYFDRFLSIYELPLSSSEKGGENWAAQLVAVACLSLAAKIEEVNVPSTLDLQAEVPKMLFEGKTIQRMEILVLNRLNWKIKAYTPCNFIDYYLRKMNEGGLPLGLLISRSLRLILSTIEGIEFLEFKPAEIAAAVAMCVSGEMQAMDIDKALSCLIGVDKERVVKCFKMVQECKSSMRGITTTSATSVAAAMVAMANVAPRSPNGVLDAACLSYKTHEPTVGSCPTSSHTSPVTKRRKLDSEATFLGGDSSEM encoded by the exons ATGCAAAAGAAAGCCCATCAATTCAACACCCCATCTTTTGATAGACAGCAAAGCACATTCATTGAGGCTGATTTCCCAATGGCTGATTGCAACGCCTTTGACTCTGCTTCAACAGACCTCCTCTTCTGCAACGAAGAAACCAAAGCCTTCTCCttcgatgatgatgatgatgatcgccaaaaagatttgatttttaacaaTGGGTCATCATCGGATTCAGATTCACTGCTTCATCTCCCTTGCCTCAGTGATGAATGCATTCACCACATGCTACAGAGACAGGGAGACCACCTCCCCAGAGGTGATTACCTCACCAGATTCAGAGATGGGGAATTGGATGTTGGATTGAGGAGAGAGGCTATTGGTTGGATGCTCAAG GCTTGCGCCCACTTCAGTTTTGGAGAGTTGTGTTTGTACACTGCTATCAGCTATTTCGATCGGTTTCTATCCATCTATGAATTGCCTCTGTCTTCATCAGAAAAG GGAGGTGAGAACTGGGCAGCTCAATTAGTTGCAGTTGCTTGCTTATCTCTTGCAGCCAAGATAGAGGAGGTTAATGTTCCCTCCACCTTGGATTTGCAG GCAGAGGTGCCTAAGATGTTGTTTGAAGGGAAAACCATTCAAAGAATGGAGATTTTGGTGCTAAACCGTTTGAATTGGAAGATCAAAGCCTACACTCCATGCAACTTCATTGACTACTATCTTAGGAAGATGAATGAGGGTGGATTGCCATTAGGCCTCCTGATTAGCCGCTCCCTTCGCCTAATCTTGAGCACAATCGAAG GCATTGAATTCTTGGAATTCAAACCAGCTGAGATAGCTGCAGCTGTGGCAATGTGTGTTTCAGGGGAAATGCAAGCAATGGACATTGATAAGGCATTGTCTTGTTTGATAGGAGTTGACAAG GAGAGGGTGGTGAAGTGCTTTAAAATGGTTCAAGAATGTAAGTCATCAATGAGGGGGATTACTACTACTAGTGCCACTAGTGTTGCTGCTGCGATGGTTGCGATGGCGAATGTGGCTCCACGGAGCCCGAATGGGGTGTTGGATGCAGCATGCTTGAGCTATAAAACTCATGAGCCAACAGTTGGATCATGCCCAACTTCCTCACACACTAGTCCAGTCACTAAGAGGAGGAAATTGGATAGTGAAGCAACCTTTTTAGGTGGAGATTCTTCAGAAATGTGA
- the LOC125213011 gene encoding glycine-rich cell wall structural protein-like isoform X1 yields MKFSKGLALFLLLVFAATAALADESQLGTQGDEPKEINQRGGGYCRYRRCCGGWYGGSCRRWCCSPSGNAATEAEEAYSVEDTTLNGGGDGHGGGGGHGGGGGHGGGGGHGGGGGHGGGGHGGGGKGGDGGGHGGGGKGGGGGGHGGGGKGGGGKGGGGGKGGGGGKGGGVEGNEETKN; encoded by the exons ATGAAGTTTTCTAAAGGTTTGGCgttgtttcttcttcttgtcttTGCTGCAACCGCAGCTTTAGCTGATGAATCCCAACTTGGTACACaag GCGATGAGCCAAAAGAGATCAACCAACGTGGCGGTGGTTACTGCCGCTACCGGCGCTGCTGCGGCGGTTGGTATGGCGGCAGCTGCAGACGATGGTGTTGCAGCCCCTCCG gtAATGCAGCTACTGAAGCGGAGGAGGCTTACTCTGTAGAGGACACCACTCTCAATGGCGGCGGCGATGGACATGGCGGAGGTGGAGGacatggtggtggtggtggacaTGGCGGAGGTGGAGGAcatggcggtggtggtggacATGGCGGTGGTGGTCATGGTGGCGGTGGAAAAGGTGGTGACGGAGGAGGAcatggtggtggtggaaaAGGTGGAGGCGGTGGAGGACATGGAGGTGGTGGAAAAGGTGGTGGCGGAAAAGGTGGCGGCGGTGGAAAAGGTGGCGGCGGTGGAAAAGGTGGTGGTGTGGAAGGCAATGAAGAGACGAAgaactaa
- the LOC125218632 gene encoding zinc-finger homeodomain protein 2-like isoform X1, producing MEYEDQEEEQELGYNTELSVLPSPVRYKECLKNQAVGIGAHAIDGCGEFLPAAADDDSLKCAACGCHRNFHRRVGFGSPQQPLLLAHPMGYRSSGYLQMRPPPKRAALALPSTSGGGHGDEMLEDYYSGPGSSGAKKRFRTKFTAEQKERMLSLAERLDWKIQKQDEEIVQQFCGEEGIKRHVLKVWMHNNKHTLEKPEAFCTAFIACVIGRISNSVHLLEQVLIPSIYFHCIPLFNLRRQAN from the exons ATGGAgtatgaagatcaagaagAGGAGCAAGAGTTAGGATACAACACTGAATTATCAGTCCTCCCGAGCCCGGTCCGCTACAAGGAGTGCCTGAAGAACCAAGCCGTGGGCATCGGCGCCCACGCCATCGACGGCTGCGGAGAATTCCTCCCCGCAGCCGCCGACGACGACTCCCTCAAGTGCGCCGCCTGCGGCTGCCACCGCAACTTCCACCGCCGCGTGGGGTTCGGGAGCCCGCAGCAGCCGCTACTTCTGGCCCACCCGATGGGCTACAGAAGTAGCGGCTACTTGCAAATGCGGCCGCCCCCCAAGAGGGCAGCCCTGGCGCTGCCCTCGACCTCAGGGGGCGGCCACGGGGACGAGATGTTGGAGGATTACTACTCCGGGCCCGGGAGCAGCGGGGCGAAGAAGCGGTTCCGGACGAAATTCACGGCGGAGCAGAAGGAGAGGATGCTGAGCTTGGCGGAGCGGCTGGACTGGAAAATCCAGAAGCAGGATGAGGAAATAGTGCAACAATTCTGCGGCGAGGAGGGCATCAAGAGGCACGTGCTTAAGGTGTGGATGCACAACAACAAGCACACTCTTG AAAAACCTGAAGCCTTCTGCACCGCATTCATTGCCTGTGTTATTGGTAGAATTTCGAACTCTGTGCATTTATTGGAACAAGTTTTAATCCCATCCATTTATTTCCACTGCATTCCTCTTTTTAATTTGAGGCGTCAAGCGAATTAA
- the LOC125213011 gene encoding glycine-rich cell wall structural protein-like isoform X2 produces MKFSKGLALFLLLVFAATAALADESQLGTQGDEPKEINQRGGGYCRYRRCCGGWYGGSCRRWCCSPSATEAEEAYSVEDTTLNGGGDGHGGGGGHGGGGGHGGGGGHGGGGGHGGGGHGGGGKGGDGGGHGGGGKGGGGGGHGGGGKGGGGKGGGGGKGGGGGKGGGVEGNEETKN; encoded by the exons ATGAAGTTTTCTAAAGGTTTGGCgttgtttcttcttcttgtcttTGCTGCAACCGCAGCTTTAGCTGATGAATCCCAACTTGGTACACaag GCGATGAGCCAAAAGAGATCAACCAACGTGGCGGTGGTTACTGCCGCTACCGGCGCTGCTGCGGCGGTTGGTATGGCGGCAGCTGCAGACGATGGTGTTGCAGCCCCTCCG CTACTGAAGCGGAGGAGGCTTACTCTGTAGAGGACACCACTCTCAATGGCGGCGGCGATGGACATGGCGGAGGTGGAGGacatggtggtggtggtggacaTGGCGGAGGTGGAGGAcatggcggtggtggtggacATGGCGGTGGTGGTCATGGTGGCGGTGGAAAAGGTGGTGACGGAGGAGGAcatggtggtggtggaaaAGGTGGAGGCGGTGGAGGACATGGAGGTGGTGGAAAAGGTGGTGGCGGAAAAGGTGGCGGCGGTGGAAAAGGTGGCGGCGGTGGAAAAGGTGGTGGTGTGGAAGGCAATGAAGAGACGAAgaactaa
- the LOC125187034 gene encoding glutathione S-transferase T3-like, with amino-acid sequence MPRRKRRQGWWRRQPSCIQPSRDVGSYDAWINVSYDPVVGNQQTHKCFWLKVTEVYNARRPTNTVPRNVKMLRSHWERSDKDVKIFCAIYRGEEANYQSGASGADILRAALRVFKDDVGKDFKLVDVWSQVHHLDRWAGGVESGSKRTKRTARGHYSSSDGGEGNTSREGTPTDDVGGLLPVHDVGRKGPRRRRRLEPGGEREREGWAAADQARRARARAPARARARTP; translated from the coding sequence atgccgaggaggaagaggaggcagGGCTGGTGGAGACGGCAGCCGTCATGCATACAGCCAAGCCGAGACGTTGGCTCGTACGACGCTTGGATCAACGTCTCGTACGATCCTGtcgtcgggaatcaacaaacccaCAAGTGTTTTTGGCTAAAAGTCACCGAAGTTTACAACGCACGAAGGCCGACGAATACCGTTCCCCGcaacgtgaagatgctccgcaGTCATTGGGAGCGAAGcgacaaagatgtcaaaattttttgCGCGATATACAGGGGAGAAGAGGCGAATTATCAGAGCGGAGCCAGTGGAGCCGACATTCTGAGAGCGGCGTTGCGGGTCTTCAAAGACGACGTCGGCAAAGATTTCAAGCTTGTTGATGTTTGGTCGCAAGTCCACCACCTTGACAGGTGGGCTGGCGGTGTCGAGTCGGGCTCGAAACGCACGAAGCGCACGGCGCGTGGCcactactcgtctagtgatggCGGCGAAGGCAACACCTCACGTGAGGGCACGCCAACCGATGATGTAGGGGGTCTTCTTCCGGTGCACGACGTCGGCCGCAAGGGAccaaggcggcgaaggcggctaGAGCCAGGGGGAGAGCGAGAGCGAGAGGGATGGGCCGCGGCGGACCAAGCCAGGCGGGCGAGGGCTCGGGCTCCGGCACGGGCACGGGCTCGCACaccctaa
- the LOC125202846 gene encoding ATP-dependent 6-phosphofructokinase 5, chloroplastic-like, with amino-acid sequence MAALSPPIKPAPLASTRTARADHALLSSVSYAKRSRIPRTIQVRADAATQASIDFSDPDWKSEYQRDFEARFRIPHITDVIPDAASYPSTFCLKMRSPISSQFAEGYPSDEAWHGYINNDDRVLLKVIRFSSPTSAGAECIDPNCSWIEQWVHRAGPREKIYFRPEEVKAAIVTCGGLCPGLNDVIRQIVITLEIYGVKQIVGIPFGYRGFSDTNLAEMPLSRKVVQNIHLSGGSLLGVSRGGPTVTDIVESMEERGINMLFVLGGNGTHAGANAIHEECRKRGLKIAVVGVPKTIDNDILLMDKTFGFDTAVEEAQRAINSAYIEAHSAYRGIGIVKLMGRSSGFIAMQASLASGQIDVCLIPEVKFNLHGPHGVLNHLKYLLERKGSAVLCVAEGAGQDLLQKTNATDASGNIVLGDIGVHIQQEVKKFFKEMGHPADVKYIDPTYMIRACRANASDGILCTVLGQNAVHGAFAGYSGITVGICNTHYAYFPIPEVIAQAKVLDPNSRMWHRCLTSTGQPDFM; translated from the exons ATGGCCGCGCTTTCGCCGCCGATCAAACCGGCGCCGCTCGCCTCGACGAGAACTGCTCGCGCCGATCACGCTCTCCTGTCCTCCGTGTCGTACGCGAAGCGGAGCCGGATTCCGAGGACAATTCAGGTGAGGGCAGATGCGGCGACGCAGGCGAGCATTGATTTCAGCGATCCGGATTGGAAGTCAGAGTATCAGCGCGATTTCGAGGCTCGCTTCCGCATTCCGCATATCACTGATGTGATTCCCGATGCCGCCTCCTATCCTTCCACCTTCTGCTTGAAAATGAG GAGTCCTATAAGTTCTCAATTTGCGGAAGGTTATCCATCAGATGAAGCGTGGCACGGTTATATCAATAACGACGACAGAGTACTGCTTAAG GTTATACGTTTTTCATCTCCTACGTCTGCGGGTGCTGAGTGTATCGATCCTAATTGTTCCTGGATTGAACAATG GGTTCACCGTGCCGGACCCAGGGAGAAAATATACTTCAGGCCAGAGGAGGTAAAAGCAGCAATTGTTACATGTGGAGGCCTTTGTCCTGGTCTCAATGATGTGATACGTCAG ATAGTCATCACCCTTGAGATATATGGTGTGAAGCAGATTGTTGGGATTCCCTTCGGTTATCGCGGCTTTTCCGACACAAATTTAGCTGAGATGCCT CTCTCTAGGAAAGTGGtccaaaatattcatctttctggAGGAAGCTTGCTAGGAGTTTCACGGGGAGGACCAACAGTGACTGACATTGTGGAAAGTATGGAG GAAAGAGGTATAAATATGCTTTTCGTACTGGGTGGAAATGGTACACATGCTGGTGCCAATGCCATACACGAAGAG TGCCGCAAAAGAGGTTTGAAGATAGCTGTAGTTGGTGTGCCAAAAACCATTGACAATGATATTCTGCTTATGGATAAAACATTTGGTTTTGATACGGCCGTTGAAGAGGCACAAAGAGCAATTAATTCTGCATATATTGAG GCGCATAGTGCTTATCGTGGCATCGGGATTGTGAAATTGATGGGTCGAAGCAGTGGTTTCATAGCTATGCAGGCATCTCTTGCTAGTGGGCAGATTGATGTATGCCTGATTCCGGAG GTAAAATTCAATCTGCATGGACCTCATGGTGTCCTAAATCACCTAAAATACCTGCTTGAGAGAAAGGGGTCTGCTGTTCTCTGTGTTGCAGAAGGAGCTGGTCAG GATCTTCTACAGAAGACCAATGCTACAGATGCATCAGGGAACATCGTTCTGGGGGACATTGGTGTTCACATACAACAAGAG GTGAAGAAGTTTTTCAAAGAGATGGGACATCCGGCAGACGTGAAATACATTGATCCGACTTACATGATCCGTGCATGCCGTGCAAATGCATCAGATGGGATTCTATGCACTGTGCTTGGCCAAAATGCC GTTCATGGTGCGTTTGCTGGGTATAGTGGCATCACCGTGGGAATATGCAATACACACTACGCGTATTTCCCAATTCCGGAAGTGATAGCTCAGGCCAAGGTCCTCGATCCCAACAGCCGTATGTGGCATCGATGCTTAACCTCAACTGGCCAACCAGACTtcatgtaa